A genomic stretch from Aminivibrio sp. includes:
- the secE gene encoding preprotein translocase subunit SecE, producing MENILTFVREARAELKKVTWPGKKQVWYSTLVVIAFTLFVSAYLGLVDMLLTGILSRLIR from the coding sequence GTGGAAAATATCCTCACCTTCGTAAGAGAAGCCCGAGCCGAACTGAAAAAGGTAACATGGCCAGGAAAAAAGCAGGTGTGGTATTCCACGCTGGTGGTAATTGCTTTCACCCTTTTTGTCTCCGCCTACCTCGGACTCGTGGACATGCTTTTAACGGGAATTTTATCGCGTCTTATCAGATAA
- the rpmG gene encoding 50S ribosomal protein L33: MADIVGLSCTECKRRNYTTTVNKKKQSKKLELNKFCKWCGKHTLHKEGK, translated from the coding sequence ATGGCGGATATTGTCGGCCTGTCCTGCACCGAGTGCAAGAGGCGGAACTATACTACGACTGTAAATAAGAAGAAGCAGTCAAAGAAGCTGGAGCTCAATAAATTCTGCAAATGGTGCGGCAAGCACACCTTGCACAAAGAAGGCAAGTAG